A window of Exiguobacterium sp. FSL W8-0210 contains these coding sequences:
- a CDS encoding histidine phosphatase family protein, producing MSTIYLIRHCETTGQSPEAPLTPRGEEQAQRLYTQLFELPITHLISSPYRRALDSIQPLATALKLPVAQEDDLKERRLSAVPLDDWQDHLRRTFIDPDYTCPGGESSRIATKRITRVVEKAL from the coding sequence ATGTCGACGATTTACTTGATTCGCCACTGTGAAACGACTGGTCAATCACCGGAAGCCCCGTTAACACCTCGTGGAGAAGAACAGGCGCAACGACTGTATACGCAGTTATTTGAGCTTCCGATCACACATCTTATTTCGAGTCCGTATCGCCGAGCGCTCGACTCGATTCAACCACTTGCGACTGCTCTGAAACTACCCGTTGCACAAGAAGATGACTTAAAAGAACGACGGTTAAGTGCCGTTCCACTTGACGATTGGCAGGATCATCTTCGTCGAACGTTCATCGATCCAGACTATACGTGTCCTGGTGGTGAATCTAGCCGGATAGCAACTAAGCGCATCACGCGTGTCGTTGAAAAAGCATTGTAA